Proteins from a genomic interval of Prevotella sp. E13-27:
- the lpxD gene encoding UDP-3-O-(3-hydroxymyristoyl)glucosamine N-acyltransferase, translating to MEFKAKQIADFIGGRVEGNEDAAVFTFAKIEEGKPGAISFLSNPKYTHYLYDTESTIVLVNDDLELEHEVKPTLIRVKNAYEAVAKLLQLYASMQPKKTGIDKLASISEKATIGKDVFIGAFAVIGDGAVIGDGAQIHAHTVIGDGVKIGDGSIIYPNVTIYQGCQLGKNVTIHAGSVIGADGFGFAPNVEGYDKIPQIGIVIIEDNVEIGANTCVDRSTMGATVIHKGVKLDNLIQVAHNVEIGENTVMSAQVGIAGSTKVGSWCMFGGQVGLAGHITIGDHVNLGAQSGVPGSIKENQTLIGTPPMEPKAYFKSQAIFRRLPEMYKELAELRKELDELKKK from the coding sequence ATGGAATTTAAAGCGAAACAAATTGCCGACTTTATTGGCGGACGTGTGGAAGGCAACGAGGATGCCGCAGTCTTTACCTTTGCAAAGATTGAAGAAGGAAAACCCGGTGCCATCTCGTTCCTGTCGAATCCCAAATATACACATTACCTCTACGACACAGAGTCAACAATAGTGCTCGTCAACGATGATCTTGAGCTGGAACACGAGGTAAAGCCCACACTGATTCGCGTAAAGAATGCCTATGAGGCAGTAGCTAAACTCCTGCAGCTCTATGCTTCCATGCAGCCAAAGAAGACTGGCATAGACAAGCTGGCAAGCATATCAGAGAAAGCCACCATTGGAAAAGACGTGTTCATCGGCGCATTCGCTGTCATCGGCGACGGTGCTGTCATTGGCGACGGCGCACAGATTCACGCACACACAGTCATAGGCGACGGAGTGAAGATTGGTGATGGCAGCATCATCTATCCTAACGTAACAATATACCAGGGATGCCAGCTGGGCAAGAATGTCACCATCCACGCAGGCAGCGTAATAGGTGCCGACGGCTTCGGATTCGCTCCTAATGTGGAAGGCTACGACAAGATTCCACAGATAGGCATAGTTATCATAGAAGACAACGTGGAGATAGGTGCCAACACCTGCGTTGACCGCTCTACGATGGGTGCTACAGTTATCCACAAGGGTGTGAAGCTCGACAACCTCATTCAGGTGGCACACAACGTGGAGATAGGCGAGAACACCGTAATGTCAGCACAGGTAGGCATAGCAGGCTCGACAAAGGTTGGCTCATGGTGCATGTTCGGCGGACAGGTTGGTCTGGCAGGCCACATCACGATAGGCGACCACGTGAACCTCGGAGCACAGTCGGGCGTGCCTGGCAGCATAAAGGAAAACCAGACGCTCATAGGAACACCTCCTATGGAGCCGAAAGCATACTTCAAGTCGCAGGCCATCTTCCGCCGTCTGCCAGAGATGTACAAAGAGCTGGCTGAACTGCGCAAGGAGCTTGACGAGCTGAAGAAAAAGTAA